In a genomic window of Sarcophilus harrisii chromosome 4, mSarHar1.11, whole genome shotgun sequence:
- the CCT3 gene encoding T-complex protein 1 subunit gamma produces the protein MMGHRPVLVLSQSTKRESGRKVQSGNISAAKTIADVIRTCLGPKSMMKMLLDPMGGIVMTNDGNAILREIQVQHPAAKSMIEISRTQDEEVGDGTTSVIILAGEMLSVAEHFLEQQMHPTVVISAYRKALDDMISTLKKISIPVDINNRDTMMNIIDSAIRTKVISRWSSLACTIALDAVKMVQYEENGRKEIDIKKYAKVEKIPGGIIEDSCVLRGVMINKDVTHPRMRRYIKNPRIILLDSSLEYKKGESQTDIEITREEDFTRILQMEEEFIQQLCDDIIHLKPDVVITEKGISDLAQHYLMRANITAIRRVRKTDNNRIARACGARIASRPEELREDDIGTGAGLFEIKKIGDEYFTFITECKDPKACTILLRGASKEILSEVERNLQDAMQVCRNVFLEPLLVPGGGASEMALAHALTEKSKAMTGIEQWPYRAVAQALEVIPRTLIQNCGASTIRLLTSLRAKHTQENCETWGVDGETGALVDMKELGIWEPLAVKLQIYKTAVETAVLLLRIDDIVSGHKKKGDDQNQSGGNPDGGQE, from the exons ATGATGGGCCATCGCCCCGTGCTCGTGCTCA GTCAGAGTACTAAACGAGAATCTGGAAGGAAAGTACAATCAGGGAACATAAGTGCTGCCAAG ACTATTGCAGATGTCATCCGAACATGTCTGGGACCTAAATCCATGATGAAG ATGCTTTTGGATCCGATGGGTGGCATTGTGATGACCAATGATGGCAACGCCATTCTCCGAGag ATTCAAGtccagcatccagcagccaaATCAATGATTGAAATCAGTCGAACTCAGGATGAAGAAGTTGGAGATGGTACTACATCAGTGATTATTCTTG cTGGAGAGATGCTGTCAGTGGCTGAGCATTTCCTAGAGCAACAGATGCACCCAACAGTAGTGATTAGTGCCTACCGAAAGGCATTGGATGATATGATCAGCACACTTAAAAAAATCAG tATTCCTGTTGATATCAACAACCGTGATACAATGATGAATATCATTGACAGTGCCATTCGTACTAAGGTAATCAGCCGCTGGTCGTCCTTGGCTTGCACCATAGCCCTTGATGCAGTGAAGATGGTACAGTATGAGGAGAATGGCCGAAAAGAGATTGACATTAAGAAGTATGCTAAGGTGGAAAAG ATTCCTGGGGGCATCATTGAGGACTCCTGTGTCTTACGTGGAGTCATGATCAACAAAGATGTGACTCATCCACGAATGCGGCGCTACATTAAGAATCCACGGATTATATTACTGGATTCTTCCTTGGAATACAAGAAAGGAGAAAGCCAG ACAGATATTGAGATAACTCGAGAGGAAGATTTCACCCGGATCCTGCAGATGGAAGAAGAATTTATTCAGCAACTTTGTGATGATATTATTCACCTCAAACCTGATGTGGTCATTACAGAAAAAGGCATCTCGG ATTTAGCTCAGCACTACCTCATGAGGGCCAACATCACAGCTATCCGCAGAGTCCGAAAGACGGACAACAACCGAATCGCCAG GGCTTGTGGGGCTCGGATTGCCAGCCGACCAGAAGAACTAAGAGAAGATGACATTGGGACTGGTGCTGGCTTATTTGAAATTAAGAAGATTGGCGATGAGTACTTCACATTCATCACAGAATGCAAAGATCCCAAGGCCTGCACCATTCTCCTTCGAGGGGCTAGCAAAGAGATTCTGTCG GAGGTGGAGCGAAACCTCCAGGACGCTATGCAGGTCTGCCGGAATGTTTTTCTAGAACCTCTGCTGGTACCAGGGGGTGGGGCCTCTGAAATGGCCCTAGCTCATGCCCTGACAGAAAAGTCCAAAGCCATGACTGGCATTGAGCAGTGGCCATACCGGGCTGTGGCCCAGGCCCTAGAGGTCATCCCTCGGACCCTCATCCAGAACTGTGGGGCCAGTACCATACGTCTACTCACTTCTCTTCGG GCCAAGCACACCCAGGAGAACTGTGAGACCTGGGGTGTGGACGGTGAGACAGGAGCGTTGGTGGACATGAAGGAACTGGGCATCTGGGAACCACTTGCTGTGAAGCTGCAGATCTACAAGACTGCTGTGGAG ACGGCTGTTCTCCTACTTCGGATTGATGATATTGTCTCTGGCCACAAAAAGAAGGGTGATGATCAAAATCAGTCAGGGGGTAACCCTGATGGAGGGCAGGAGTGA
- the TSACC gene encoding TSSK6-activating co-chaperone protein isoform X1: MKEKIVNQNFANQMEKPKSNSAKRKVEEECKLLPLCRAKPSPSFIHLPATNPATCQNNQSAKLQTGVDIKKPQDCLGLLECMHANLQLQTKLAQQQMAILEDLQSSMTLLIPGGEGKDSMLPAIRPNLLLTCQPQISK, translated from the exons atgaaggagaaaatagt GAACCAGAACTTTGCTAATCAGATGGAGAAGCCAAAAAGTAACTCTGCCAAAAGAAAAG TTGAAGAGGAATGCAAACTTTTGCCTCTTTGTCGTGCTAAGCCCTCCCCAAGTTTCATTCATCTTCCAGCAACCAACCCAGCCACTTGTCAAAACAATCAGTCAGCAAAGCTACAAACAG GAGTCGACATTAAAAAGCCCCAGGATTGCTTAGGTCTGCTTGAGTGTATGCACGCCAATCTCCAACTTCAAACCAAACTTGCCCAACAACAGATGGCCATCCTAGAAGATCTACAGTCCTCCATGACTCTGCTGATTCCTGGGGGGGAGGGTAAGGACTCTATGCTGCCAGCCATACGTCCAAATTTGCTGTTGACTTGCCAACCTCAAATCAGTAAATGA
- the TSACC gene encoding TSSK6-activating co-chaperone protein isoform X2, whose translation MESYRNQNFANQMEKPKSNSAKRKVEEECKLLPLCRAKPSPSFIHLPATNPATCQNNQSAKLQTGVDIKKPQDCLGLLECMHANLQLQTKLAQQQMAILEDLQSSMTLLIPGGEGKDSMLPAIRPNLLLTCQPQISK comes from the exons ATGGAGAGCTACAG GAACCAGAACTTTGCTAATCAGATGGAGAAGCCAAAAAGTAACTCTGCCAAAAGAAAAG TTGAAGAGGAATGCAAACTTTTGCCTCTTTGTCGTGCTAAGCCCTCCCCAAGTTTCATTCATCTTCCAGCAACCAACCCAGCCACTTGTCAAAACAATCAGTCAGCAAAGCTACAAACAG GAGTCGACATTAAAAAGCCCCAGGATTGCTTAGGTCTGCTTGAGTGTATGCACGCCAATCTCCAACTTCAAACCAAACTTGCCCAACAACAGATGGCCATCCTAGAAGATCTACAGTCCTCCATGACTCTGCTGATTCCTGGGGGGGAGGGTAAGGACTCTATGCTGCCAGCCATACGTCCAAATTTGCTGTTGACTTGCCAACCTCAAATCAGTAAATGA
- the TSACC gene encoding TSSK6-activating co-chaperone protein isoform X3: MEKPKSNSAKRKVEEECKLLPLCRAKPSPSFIHLPATNPATCQNNQSAKLQTGVDIKKPQDCLGLLECMHANLQLQTKLAQQQMAILEDLQSSMTLLIPGGEGKDSMLPAIRPNLLLTCQPQISK, from the exons ATGGAGAAGCCAAAAAGTAACTCTGCCAAAAGAAAAG TTGAAGAGGAATGCAAACTTTTGCCTCTTTGTCGTGCTAAGCCCTCCCCAAGTTTCATTCATCTTCCAGCAACCAACCCAGCCACTTGTCAAAACAATCAGTCAGCAAAGCTACAAACAG GAGTCGACATTAAAAAGCCCCAGGATTGCTTAGGTCTGCTTGAGTGTATGCACGCCAATCTCCAACTTCAAACCAAACTTGCCCAACAACAGATGGCCATCCTAGAAGATCTACAGTCCTCCATGACTCTGCTGATTCCTGGGGGGGAGGGTAAGGACTCTATGCTGCCAGCCATACGTCCAAATTTGCTGTTGACTTGCCAACCTCAAATCAGTAAATGA